Below is a genomic region from bacterium.
CCCCCCGTCGGCGGTCTGTCCGAGGGCCGCCGCTATCGATCCTGGTTCACCCTCGACCTGCAATCACTGCACCGACCGCTGGACGACTGCATCCACGAGACACCGGAGGGCGATCTTGCGGTGGCAGCGGGCTCGTTCGGTTTCCGAGGCCGGATGGGACCATCAGCCCTGGCTGCGTTCCTGGAAGGGTTCGATGGCACATGGCGGCAACTGTCCGAGACGACTGGACAGTTTGTGATCCTCCTCCACAAGGACGGCAGGATCTGGGTGAGTAGCGACCGCGGCAACATGGCGCACGTCTATCTCGACACCCGGTCCGGCGCCGTATCCAGCTCGTACCTGATGCTCGGCGACGCCGGACGACCACACACCGTCGATCGGTTGAGCCTGCTCGAGAGGCTGTACCTCGGCATCACCACCGGCGAGCGGACAGTGTTCAGGGAGATCGACCGCCTGCCTGCGGCGCATGCCATCGAGATGACCCCGGACGCAATGAAGTTGACCGCCTTGGACGTCGCCTCGCAGCCATCCTCGCCCCGTTCGTTCCGTGACGCCGTCGACGACGTGCGATCCCGCCTGATCGAGCTCTTCACCGCATACCGCACAATGCATCCAGGCCGCATCACGACCCCGCTGACGGGCGGGTTCGATAGCCGTCTCATTGTCGCGGTCCTGCGGGCCGTCGGTGCGACACCCGACCTGCTGGTCTACGGCGGCGCCTCCGATATCGACGTGCGCATTGCTAAGAACATCGCCGCGGTGGAAGGGCTGACCCTGGACCATATCGACAAATCGGAGCACCCGACACCGTCGGCCGACGAGTTCCCGGCCGTGCTCGAGGAGTCGTTCGTTACCCACGATGGCCGTGGCACCCTGGGCGTTTTCGGCAACGGCTCCGACATCCCGTCGCGCATACGACGTGCCGCCGACGGCGCTATGTATCTCAACGGCGGCGGCGGCGAGATCTACCGGAACTTCTGGAAGGTGCTCAATGCCGGGACCACCGTGATCGACTTCCTGCACCATCGCTACGAGCGTATCGATCGCCGCGCCCTTCGCGACCCCGCCGACTGGAACCGCATGCTCGAGCGGCTGGCAGATGCCTATGCCGATCTCGTCGGCGCCCAGGACGGCTGTCTCACCCGCGAACAGATCGATGGCCTCTATGTGCGCCAGCGGATCAGGTATTGGATGTCGCCCGACAACCAGGTGAACAACCTCTTCGGCCCCGCTATGCTGCCGTTCTCGGAGCCGGCGCTCACCGAACCGAGCCTCCGCCTGCCCGTCCCGTGGCGGGAAAACGGGCGGTTCCAGGCGGCACTCATCACGAGCCTCGACGCCGGCCTCGCCTCTTATCCGTCGGCCTACGGCTGGTCGTTCGACGCAGTGGCACCCCTGAAGACACGGCTGCGGACCTGGCTCAAGCTGAGGATCCCCACCTTCATTCGTCGGCGCTATCAGCGCCGCGCGTACGCCCAGCTCACGTTCATGCCCGAGAGGCCATTCTGGGCGCAATCGCCCTGGCGGGAGGCCGTGTTCGAGGATCGGCCGCTGCGAATCTCGGAGTACGTCGACGTCGAGGCGATCCATGGCAAGAACCAGCTCAACCGGGCATTCACCCTGGAGCTCTTGCTTCGCCGCTTCACCTAGCCGGTTGTCCCTGTGCCTCCCGAATATTCATCCGGCAATCAATTCAGGCAATCCAGGTTCGCCGATCATGTAGGTTTCGGCTTCAAGTAGCTCATTCGTAGCGGTGAGGAGTGGCGCTGCGTGATAATATGGCCCGTGGTGGGAGCGGGGCAGACCTGTCCCTTCCATGAGAAGGCATCCCTGTATGAGATCGGCTGTTGGGTGGTAACGTAGGAAATCTGGATTGAGAGTGTCGATATCGTCATCATAATAACTGGTGCCCGCGGCAAGATCCTGCCCTTCGTTGCTATTGGGCAGACCGATCTACCAATCCCGATAATCCAAACCGAGGAGCCTAGGCAGCTTTGCGGTAGTAGCGGTGATGCAGACCGCCGAGGACGGGTTTGCTATCCACGGGGCCAACATCCTGGCCCTGGATGGCCCGCGGCTCTGGCGAATCCATCTCGAGTCCAAGATGTGTCCGGGACTCATGGTAGTAGACCAAGTACTCCTTCAGCACTCGCTTCAGATGCCTTTCGCCAAGCACGATCACATGATCGAGACATTCCTGCCTGATCGTCCCGATGACACGTTCGCAGTAGCCGTTCTGCCATGGCGATCGTGGTGCAGTGACGATCTGCTCGATGCCCATTGCGGCTAGCGAATGAGCGGCTTGATATCCATAGATGCCATCCCGGTCCCGGATCAGATATCGAGGCGCTGAGTCGAACGGGAATGCCTGGATCAGTTGCAAGATTATCCAGTCAGCTGAGGGACTGGCCGTGACGTTGAAGTGGACGATCTGGCGTCGCTCGAGCGAGAAGACCAGGATTACGTAGAGCGTACTGAATGTGGCCGTATAAACGGTGAAGAAATCGATCGCGGCATCCGGGCGTCGATTGCGAACGCTGGTTGATGCGACCTCGGTAAACGCCGGTCGTCATTCGGTGACTTGGGACGGGATGACAGATCAACGTCAGTCGGTGCCGGCTGGTGTGTACTTCTATCTACTCGAAGCAGGCAAGCGAAGCGCTGTTGGGCGCATGACGTAGGTGAAGTAGGATCTATTAATTGCAACTATAGGATAGTCACGCCACCTCATTACTTAAGATGTGGGGCGGCATCGTCTCACTACCCTTGCTGTCCCGGACTTCTCCGGCACCTGCTGTGCCGAGATCGACTGGCTGGTCGAGATGGCCCCGCGTCCCGACCTCGCCGCGATGCCCGTCAACGGCTGCAATATCGGCAACACCGAGGCCGTGCGCCTCGGCGTCCACTACGACTTCGACAAGCTGTGTGGATATGCCGCGGGATACCCCCGCGGGAAGCTCCAGCCTTGAGCCTCCCGTCTTGATCTGTTATGCTCAATATCTAACGGGGAGGAGGGAATCATGTCCCAGAGACAAGATATACAAGCGATTTTCGTAGTCCTCGGTCTGTGCTCGGCCCTTGCCGCTGCGGTCCAGGCCGACCCACCCACCTTCTCGCCCCTGAAGCAGACCCCCGACGGCCGCATCGAGTCCGCCGATACGGTGATCATGCCCGGCCTGTCCGACCCGTCCATTCCCGCGGGTCCCCTAGGCCGCATCGTCACCCGCGACCTGCGCACGGGCGAGGTCACCATCCGCGAGGAGGTCACGCGCGAGGAGTTCCTGTCGGAGTACTTCCACCCCGGCGGCGAGGGAGTCCTGACCGACCCGTTTGCCGAGCCCGCCGCCAAGAACTTCGGCGCGTGGACGGAGATCGGCGATCCCAGCGTCGGCACCTATCCCATGCACGTGAAGGTCAACCTCTGCTGGGGCCCGCCCTGCAACGAGCCCTACGGCGGGCAATGTTCGGGCACGCTCATCGATCCCATGCACGTGATCACGGCCGGGCACTGCGTCTACAGCTACGACGAGGACCATCCCGGGTGGGCCGAGGAGGTCCGGGTGATACCGGGTCTCGACGAGGGCAACGAGCCCTTCGGGCACGCCCACGCCGTGCAGATCCATTCCTGGGAGGGCTGGACCGTCGACCACGACCACCACCACGACGTGGCCATCCTCGACCTGGACCGGCCCATCGGCGCGTTGACCGGCTGGCGGGGCTACGGCTACAACGACGACTGCGACTGGTACTACGGGGGCGGCTGGGTGCACCGCTCCTACCCGTCCGAGGGCGACTTCTTCGACGGCCAGAAGATGTACGAGAACGCCGGCAGCTTCGACGACTGCTGGTCGGACTATCCCCTGGACCTGCACATCGCCTACTTCAACAACGCCTCCTGGGGCGGCTCCAGCGGCTGCGGCGCCGTGCGCGACAACGTGGTCTACGCGATCTTCCGGGGCAGCGACCGCGAGACCATCTCCGAGGACTGCCTGATCACCGACAACAAGTTCGCCGACATCGGCGTCATGCGTTACGCGGACATGCCCTCGTCGCCCGACATCATGCCCATCTACGTGCAGGCCGAGGGGCTGAATTT
It encodes:
- a CDS encoding integrase core domain-containing protein; translated protein: MDFFTVYTATFSTLYVILVFSLERRQIVHFNVTASPSADWIILQLIQAFPFDSAPRYLIRDRDGIYGYQAAHSLAAMGIEQIVTAPRSPWQNGYCERVIGTIRQECLDHVIVLGERHLKRVLKEYLVYYHESRTHLGLEMDSPEPRAIQGQDVGPVDSKPVLGGLHHRYYRKAA